The following proteins are co-located in the Pedobacter frigiditerrae genome:
- a CDS encoding phosphoglycerate kinase: MNTIDQLNFKDKKALIRVDFNVPLDKDFNITDDKRMRAALPTINKILNDGGSVVLMSHLGRPKGGPEEKYSLKHILADLSKMLDLTVKFAEDCIGEDAESKANNLLAGEVLLLENLRFHPEEEKGDVKFAEALSKLGNVYVNDAFGTAHRAHASTTIVAQFFPDAKYFGYLMAEELKNAEKVNHGAAKPFTAIMGGAKVSDKILLIESLLDKVDNLIIGGGMAYTFAKAQGGEIGTSLLEEDRMALCLELLDKAKAKGVNLILPLDTVIADKFDNEASKDQVDTGKIPADWMGLDIGSKTAELFAETIKNSKTLLWNGPMGVFEMANFEQGTRAVADAVVAATKDGAFSLIGGGDSAAAIAKFGLEDEVSYVSTGGGALLEYMEGKELPGVKAIMS; encoded by the coding sequence ATGAACACAATAGACCAATTAAATTTTAAGGATAAAAAAGCATTAATAAGGGTAGATTTTAATGTACCCTTAGATAAGGATTTCAATATTACAGATGATAAAAGAATGCGTGCTGCATTGCCAACAATTAATAAAATATTAAATGATGGTGGCTCGGTGGTTTTAATGTCGCATTTAGGTAGACCAAAAGGTGGTCCAGAAGAAAAATATTCTTTAAAACACATCTTAGCTGATTTATCTAAAATGTTAGATTTAACGGTGAAATTTGCAGAAGATTGCATTGGAGAAGATGCAGAAAGTAAAGCAAACAATCTTTTAGCTGGAGAAGTGCTTTTATTGGAGAATCTTCGTTTTCATCCAGAAGAAGAAAAAGGCGATGTGAAATTTGCTGAAGCATTATCGAAATTGGGAAATGTTTATGTGAATGATGCATTTGGCACCGCTCATCGTGCTCACGCTTCTACAACCATCGTGGCGCAATTTTTCCCTGATGCTAAATATTTCGGTTATTTGATGGCTGAGGAATTGAAAAATGCAGAAAAAGTAAATCACGGTGCAGCAAAACCTTTTACTGCAATTATGGGTGGCGCAAAGGTGTCAGATAAAATTTTATTAATCGAAAGTCTATTAGATAAGGTTGATAATTTAATTATTGGAGGCGGAATGGCTTACACTTTTGCTAAAGCACAAGGTGGAGAAATAGGAACATCACTTTTAGAAGAAGATAGAATGGCGCTTTGTTTAGAGTTGTTAGATAAAGCAAAAGCAAAAGGAGTTAATTTAATCCTTCCGTTAGATACGGTAATAGCTGATAAATTTGATAATGAAGCATCAAAAGACCAAGTAGATACTGGAAAAATCCCTGCTGATTGGATGGGCTTGGATATTGGTTCAAAAACAGCTGAATTATTTGCTGAAACCATCAAAAACTCTAAAACCCTTTTATGGAACGGTCCGATGGGTGTTTTTGAAATGGCAAACTTTGAGCAAGGAACAAGAGCGGTTGCAGATGCTGTTGTTGCGGCCACAAAAGACGGTGCTTTTTCTTTAATTGGCGGTGGTGATTCTGCTGCGGCTATTGCAAAATTTGGTTTAGAAGATGAAGTAAGCTATGTTTCTACCGGTGGTGGAGCATTATTAGAATACATGGAAGGTAAAGAATTGCCTGGTGTAAAGGCGATTATGAGTTAG
- the gap gene encoding type I glyceraldehyde-3-phosphate dehydrogenase — protein sequence MNIAINGFGRIGRTFLRTAMNRQINVIAINDLTAPATLAHLFKYDSVHGVYQGTVTHEDDFLIVDGKRIKVVSHKDPSQLPWKALEIDLVIESTGKFANSEKASLHLSAGAKQVLISAPATDKETPMVVIGVNDNEIDLTAPILSNASCTTNNVAPMVKILDDNWGVEEGYITTIHSMTGDQNLHDSPHNDLRRARAASSSIIPTTTGAAKAITNIFPHLEGRLGGAGIRVPVLNGSLTDFTCLLKSKTTIEEINKAFKKAADGAYGSIIEYTEDPIVSVDIINNTHSCIFDAQLTSIVGDLVKVVGWYDNESGYSNRLVDLVEKIEKLDAKI from the coding sequence ATGAACATCGCTATAAATGGTTTTGGTAGAATTGGTCGTACTTTCTTACGTACAGCAATGAACCGCCAAATAAATGTAATCGCTATAAACGATTTGACCGCTCCAGCAACACTCGCTCATCTTTTTAAATATGATTCGGTTCATGGTGTTTACCAAGGTACAGTCACACACGAAGATGATTTTTTAATAGTCGATGGGAAAAGAATCAAAGTGGTATCTCATAAAGACCCTAGTCAGCTACCTTGGAAAGCATTGGAGATAGATTTAGTCATAGAATCTACTGGAAAATTTGCCAATTCTGAAAAAGCATCATTGCATTTATCTGCTGGTGCAAAACAAGTATTAATATCTGCCCCAGCTACTGATAAAGAAACACCAATGGTAGTAATAGGCGTAAATGATAATGAAATAGATTTAACTGCTCCAATTTTATCAAACGCATCTTGTACTACAAATAATGTAGCGCCAATGGTGAAAATTTTAGATGATAATTGGGGGGTAGAAGAAGGTTATATCACCACAATTCACTCCATGACGGGCGATCAAAACCTGCATGATTCACCACACAACGATTTGCGTAGGGCAAGAGCGGCATCCTCTTCAATTATTCCTACCACTACAGGAGCCGCTAAGGCGATTACCAATATTTTCCCTCATTTAGAAGGGCGACTAGGAGGTGCAGGTATTCGTGTTCCCGTTTTAAATGGTTCGTTGACCGATTTTACTTGCCTATTAAAAAGTAAAACCACCATCGAAGAGATCAATAAAGCCTTTAAAAAAGCTGCTGATGGAGCTTATGGTTCAATAATTGAATATACAGAAGACCCAATTGTATCAGTTGATATCATCAATAACACACATTCTTGTATATTTGATGCGCAACTCACCTCTATTGTAGGCGATTTGGTAAAAGTAGTGGGTTGGTATGATAATGAATCTGGTTATTCTAATAGATTAGTAGATTTAGTAGAAAAAATAGAGAAATTAGATGCGAAAATTTGA
- a CDS encoding GNAT family N-acetyltransferase: protein MIKFIPTELTLGLRSKILRNGMPLEECVFPTDNVEGAFHLAFYVGDEIATIASFFPKNYKDKAELGYQLRGMATDTPFLGKGYGKQLVQFAVEYIKKTNAQYIWCNARTSAVKFYEKLGFDLVSEEFEIAGVGPHYEMILNLY, encoded by the coding sequence ATGATTAAATTTATCCCTACAGAACTAACACTAGGCCTTCGAAGTAAAATTTTAAGGAATGGGATGCCGTTGGAAGAATGTGTTTTTCCGACAGATAATGTGGAAGGAGCATTTCATTTGGCTTTTTATGTAGGTGATGAGATTGCCACGATAGCTTCTTTTTTTCCTAAGAATTATAAAGATAAGGCAGAATTGGGTTATCAATTACGTGGAATGGCAACTGATACTCCTTTTTTAGGCAAAGGTTATGGTAAACAATTGGTGCAATTTGCTGTAGAATACATTAAAAAAACAAACGCACAATATATATGGTGTAACGCTAGGACTTCGGCCGTTAAATTTTATGAAAAACTTGGTTTTGATTTAGTTTCTGAAGAATTTGAAATAGCAGGCGTAGGACCACATTATGAAATGATTTTAAACTTATACTAA
- the rsmH gene encoding 16S rRNA (cytosine(1402)-N(4))-methyltransferase RsmH, with protein sequence MEDNYHVPVLLQECIDGLNINPSGVYVDVTFGGGGHSKEILKNLGKDGVLIAFDQDPDAQRNKIDDPRFVFVDQNFGFLKNNLRLLGYKAVDGILADLGVSSHQFNEPSRGFSIRFDADLDMRMDKHRPLTASIVLNTYAEDKLHKIFGIYGEVKNAKSLAATIVASRINKPIVTLADFKAMIAAHIPKGKENKYMAQVFQALRIEVNAEIEVLESFLEQTAAVLKPGGRLVVMSYHSLEDRPVKNFIAKGKFRGEVEKDFFGNEQKPFKSITRKAVIADEEELARNSRARSAKLRVGERI encoded by the coding sequence ATGGAAGATAATTATCATGTTCCTGTCCTGTTGCAAGAATGTATTGATGGACTAAATATCAATCCTTCCGGCGTATATGTTGATGTTACTTTTGGCGGCGGCGGTCATTCAAAAGAGATATTAAAAAATTTGGGTAAGGATGGCGTATTAATTGCCTTCGACCAAGACCCTGATGCGCAAAGAAATAAAATTGATGACCCTCGTTTTGTTTTTGTCGACCAAAATTTCGGCTTCCTAAAAAATAACTTGCGTTTGCTGGGTTATAAAGCAGTAGATGGAATTTTAGCAGATTTAGGCGTTTCTTCTCATCAATTTAACGAGCCTAGTCGTGGGTTTTCTATTCGTTTTGATGCAGATTTAGACATGAGGATGGATAAACATCGTCCTTTGACTGCTTCAATTGTTTTAAATACTTATGCTGAAGATAAATTACATAAAATCTTTGGTATTTATGGTGAGGTAAAAAATGCCAAATCTTTAGCGGCAACTATTGTGGCTTCGCGTATAAATAAGCCAATAGTGACGCTGGCTGATTTTAAAGCAATGATTGCGGCTCACATCCCGAAAGGAAAAGAGAATAAATACATGGCGCAGGTTTTTCAGGCTTTGCGTATAGAGGTGAATGCAGAAATAGAGGTTTTAGAGAGTTTTTTAGAACAAACAGCTGCGGTTTTAAAGCCAGGTGGTCGTTTAGTGGTGATGTCTTATCATTCATTAGAAGATAGGCCAGTTAAAAATTTTATCGCCAAAGGAAAATTTAGAGGCGAGGTAGAGAAAGACTTTTTTGGAAATGAGCAAAAACCCTTTAAATCAATAACAAGAAAAGCTGTTATTGCTGATGAAGAGGAGTTGGCTAGAAATAGCCGTGCTAGAAGCGCAAAATTAAGAGTTGGAGAGAGGATATGA
- a CDS encoding transposase, producing MEFIEDSIYHIYNRGNNKQQIFFTDENYLFFLKKVRSELIQHCEILSYCLMPNHFHFIVLAKSKEDGRIRDLNSAIGILLRSYTRAMQKQENFKGSLFQQKTKAKKLAGNANETVSYLSICAHYIHQNPQNAGLVNSLKDWAYSSYLDYAGIRNGTLCNQELFYAFAGVDKEQFLIESENFVSEKLEKDLF from the coding sequence ATGGAATTTATTGAAGACAGCATCTATCATATTTATAATAGAGGCAACAACAAGCAGCAAATATTTTTTACTGATGAAAATTACTTATTCTTCCTAAAAAAGGTAAGAAGTGAACTCATTCAACACTGTGAAATCTTATCTTACTGCCTAATGCCGAATCATTTCCATTTTATTGTTTTGGCTAAAAGCAAGGAAGATGGAAGAATAAGAGATTTAAATAGTGCGATTGGCATACTCCTCCGCTCTTATACAAGGGCAATGCAAAAACAAGAGAATTTTAAGGGCTCTCTTTTTCAACAAAAGACAAAAGCAAAAAAATTGGCTGGGAATGCAAATGAAACGGTAAGCTATTTATCAATTTGCGCTCATTATATACATCAAAACCCACAAAATGCAGGGCTTGTAAACAGCTTGAAAGATTGGGCATACTCTTCTTACCTTGATTATGCAGGAATAAGAAATGGGACCCTGTGTAATCAGGAATTATTTTATGCTTTCGCAGGTGTAGACAAAGAGCAATTTTTAATCGAGAGCGAGAATTTTGTATCTGAAAAACTTGAAAAGGATTTATTTTAA
- the mraZ gene encoding division/cell wall cluster transcriptional repressor MraZ yields MIQLIGEFDCKLDAKGRLMVPSNLKKQLPSVEQDGLVVNRGFEKHLVIYPKKVYQDIVAELSKLNQYEKKTREFIRFFTRGATELSLDASGRVLLPKSLLEFAGINGDVVLACQFDKIEVWDKAAYDDLLDNEPDNFANLAEEVMGNKNRREEDGR; encoded by the coding sequence ATGATTCAGCTAATAGGAGAATTTGATTGTAAGTTAGATGCGAAGGGACGCTTGATGGTGCCTTCGAATCTAAAAAAACAATTGCCTAGTGTAGAGCAAGACGGCTTAGTCGTGAATCGTGGTTTCGAAAAACACTTGGTTATTTATCCTAAAAAAGTTTACCAAGATATTGTCGCTGAGTTAAGTAAGCTTAATCAATACGAGAAAAAAACGAGGGAATTTATTCGCTTTTTTACTCGAGGCGCAACAGAGTTGAGCTTAGATGCTTCTGGCAGGGTGCTTTTGCCAAAGTCTTTGTTAGAGTTTGCGGGCATCAATGGAGATGTGGTTTTAGCTTGTCAATTTGATAAAATAGAAGTTTGGGATAAGGCTGCTTATGATGATTTGTTAGATAATGAGCCAGATAATTTCGCAAATCTAGCGGAAGAAGTGATGGGGAATAAAAATAGGAGAGAAGAAGATGGAAGATAA
- a CDS encoding MraY family glycosyltransferase — MDLLKGHLIYYIAIVGLSFLLSIAGIPSVIFTAIKYRLFDRADGYRKSHRLHISRLGGVAIFCSFTITTLLFAAMVDYKQANFLLTSCIILFALGLKDDLYGVNPGTKFLLQIVVAIILVVAGDFRLTSFYGVFFMWDVNIIGASLFSIAVIIFVNNAFNLIDGVDGLAGTLGALATLSFGVFFAIAGAYAYAFIAFAMFGSVFGFLMFNYSPAKIFMGDTGALIIGLVAVVLAIKFIELNKIGSKPSPYFYSAPSIAVAVLMVPIFDSLRIFFIRILHRKPPFKGDRNHVHHRLQRLGFSSNKIVFCLTFFGICMIFLAVALQDIGNFSLISLLITICVLFNAVITYSIGKKDNSNYRLIDVVFKDTFRPTND; from the coding sequence GTGGATTTATTAAAAGGACATTTAATTTATTATATCGCCATTGTCGGCTTATCTTTTCTTTTATCTATAGCTGGTATCCCATCTGTTATTTTTACTGCAATCAAGTATCGTTTATTTGATAGGGCAGATGGTTATAGAAAATCCCATCGATTACATATTTCTAGATTGGGTGGGGTAGCAATTTTTTGCAGCTTTACAATAACCACCTTATTGTTTGCTGCAATGGTTGATTATAAACAAGCTAATTTTTTGCTCACATCTTGTATAATTCTTTTTGCATTAGGCTTAAAAGACGATTTGTATGGGGTTAATCCTGGTACAAAATTTCTATTGCAGATCGTTGTAGCCATTATATTGGTTGTTGCTGGAGATTTCAGATTAACCAGCTTTTATGGCGTTTTTTTTATGTGGGATGTAAATATTATAGGAGCAAGCCTATTTTCTATCGCTGTAATCATCTTTGTAAATAATGCATTTAACCTAATAGACGGAGTAGATGGGCTAGCAGGAACACTCGGTGCTTTGGCTACATTAAGTTTTGGTGTATTTTTCGCTATAGCTGGCGCCTATGCCTATGCATTTATAGCATTTGCGATGTTTGGTTCGGTATTTGGTTTTTTAATGTTTAATTATTCGCCAGCTAAAATTTTCATGGGTGATACTGGAGCCTTAATTATTGGTTTGGTTGCTGTTGTTTTAGCCATCAAATTTATTGAGCTTAATAAGATCGGTTCAAAACCCAGTCCTTATTTTTACTCTGCGCCATCTATCGCCGTTGCTGTTTTAATGGTGCCCATTTTTGATTCACTAAGGATATTTTTTATTAGAATACTCCACAGAAAACCTCCTTTTAAAGGTGACCGTAACCATGTTCACCATCGCTTACAACGATTAGGCTTCAGTTCAAACAAGATTGTTTTTTGTCTGACATTTTTTGGTATTTGTATGATTTTCTTGGCAGTGGCATTGCAAGATATTGGTAACTTCTCCTTAATTTCTCTCTTAATAACCATCTGTGTATTGTTTAATGCAGTAATCACCTATTCGATTGGAAAAAAGGATAATTCAAACTACAGATTAATTGATGTGGTTTTTAAAGATACTTTTAGGCCTACTAATGATTAG
- a CDS encoding glycosyltransferase family 2 protein: MKVSIITVVYNAEKYIQDCIESVINQTYQDIEYIVIDGASTDGTLSKIDKYSSKITHFVSEKDKGIYDALNKGLKIATGEIVGLLNADDMLASVEVIAEIVKCFDSQQADAVYGNLNYVAAENTDKISRIWQSKQFVRRDIETGWMPAHPTFYAKKELFEKYGNYSLDFGTAADYELMIRFLYRFKIKAVFLDYLFVNMRAGGVSNSSSKQRYLALKNDYRAMRRNAIPHPLITLLFKKLSKIPQYLHKN, translated from the coding sequence ATGAAAGTAAGTATAATCACAGTAGTTTATAATGCCGAAAAATATATACAGGATTGTATCGAATCGGTAATCAACCAAACTTACCAAGACATAGAGTATATTGTTATCGATGGGGCTTCTACGGATGGTACTTTATCGAAAATAGATAAATACAGTAGTAAAATCACGCATTTCGTTTCAGAAAAAGACAAGGGTATTTACGATGCCCTAAATAAAGGCCTTAAAATTGCCACTGGCGAAATAGTAGGGTTGTTAAATGCTGATGACATGCTGGCCTCAGTTGAGGTAATAGCTGAGATTGTGAAATGTTTCGATAGTCAACAGGCGGATGCTGTTTACGGAAATCTAAATTATGTAGCTGCTGAAAACACTGATAAAATCAGTAGAATTTGGCAGTCAAAACAGTTTGTTAGGAGGGATATTGAAACGGGATGGATGCCTGCTCACCCAACATTTTATGCCAAAAAAGAACTTTTTGAAAAGTATGGAAATTACTCTCTTGATTTTGGTACTGCTGCAGATTATGAGTTGATGATCAGATTTCTTTATCGCTTTAAGATAAAGGCTGTATTCCTAGATTATCTTTTTGTGAATATGCGAGCTGGCGGGGTAAGTAATAGTTCTTCAAAGCAAAGATACTTAGCTTTAAAGAATGATTATAGGGCAATGAGAAGAAATGCAATTCCCCATCCATTAATAACACTATTATTTAAAAAATTAAGTAAAATACCTCAATATTTACATAAAAATTAA
- a CDS encoding FtsL-like putative cell division protein, protein MNNQFRKRLEEQEEELQAQRELETPEEPKVPKEDGAATAFFRKLFTEGVVSKESATGVLPYLIFLCVLGMIYIANSHMAVKNIRDIDRLNKEVKELSWEYKSLKADLMFKSKQTEVEAKVDTLGLKALVEPPKKIIVSNNEH, encoded by the coding sequence ATGAACAACCAATTCAGAAAAAGATTAGAGGAGCAAGAAGAAGAATTGCAGGCTCAAAGGGAATTAGAAACGCCTGAAGAACCGAAAGTGCCTAAAGAAGATGGAGCTGCAACTGCTTTTTTCAGAAAGTTGTTTACGGAAGGCGTAGTAAGCAAAGAATCGGCGACAGGAGTGTTGCCTTATTTAATTTTCTTATGTGTGTTGGGGATGATTTACATCGCCAATAGCCACATGGCGGTTAAAAATATACGAGATATAGATAGATTAAATAAAGAAGTAAAAGAATTAAGCTGGGAATACAAATCGTTGAAAGCCGATTTGATGTTCAAAAGCAAACAAACTGAAGTAGAGGCAAAGGTTGATACTTTAGGTTTAAAAGCGTTAGTAGAACCACCAAAAAAAATAATTGTAAGTAACAATGAACATTAG